Proteins from a genomic interval of Pseudomonas asplenii:
- a CDS encoding TetR/AcrR family transcriptional regulator, which yields MVERCSRFAERREKAVELFAKKGFMQVGMRELAACLGLSAGTLYHYYSSKQEMLFEVIEELYEQRLRLVAQVGDRLKKRQDRLNALIIAHLKLHDDMPWHSCLAERDICCLTVEQQCRIKTLRERYERSLHTVLGATSEASESAYLTIAALVASLLNSTPAWLIDSTLEKQTREELLQTLLTTAVGKLLTYCNSDDGEM from the coding sequence ATGGTTGAGCGCTGCTCACGCTTTGCCGAAAGACGCGAAAAGGCCGTGGAATTGTTCGCCAAAAAGGGCTTCATGCAGGTGGGGATGCGTGAGCTGGCCGCCTGCTTGGGTTTATCAGCAGGCACGCTTTACCACTATTATTCAAGTAAACAAGAGATGCTGTTCGAGGTTATTGAAGAATTATACGAACAGAGGCTGAGACTCGTGGCCCAAGTGGGCGACCGCCTCAAAAAGAGACAAGACCGACTCAATGCGCTGATCATCGCTCATTTAAAATTACACGATGACATGCCTTGGCATTCTTGCCTGGCTGAACGGGACATTTGTTGTCTTACTGTAGAGCAGCAATGCAGGATAAAAACATTGCGAGAGCGATATGAACGGTCTCTGCACACCGTTTTGGGAGCCACTTCTGAAGCATCAGAATCGGCCTATTTGACGATTGCCGCGCTTGTCGCCAGCCTCCTGAATAGCACGCCTGCCTGGCTAATAGACTCGACCTTGGAAAAGCAAACTCGCGAAGAACTATTGCAAACTTTACTCACGACAGCCGTAGGAAAATTGCTGACGTACTGCAACAGCGACGATGGCGAAATGTGA
- a CDS encoding YhfG family protein produces MGALSLEAKKAYAAKTRQSNYAASLRLAGFKMTPADGEKSLPSREEVLRAFCRSRGS; encoded by the coding sequence ATGGGGGCTCTCAGTTTGGAAGCCAAGAAAGCCTATGCTGCCAAGACTCGCCAATCCAACTATGCGGCCAGTCTGCGTCTGGCGGGCTTTAAAATGACTCCTGCTGATGGAGAGAAAAGCTTACCCTCGCGTGAGGAGGTTCTGAGAGCTTTCTGTAGAAGTAGGGGCTCATGA
- a CDS encoding DUF4276 family protein gives MKLYVEGGGSAASLRTACREGFSKLLDKAGFKGRMPRIVACGSRNDAYDSFCTAIRNGEKAMLLIDSEAPVIAAAQPGDAREIADRANWLPWQHLLQRQGDGWKKPEGSEDWQCQLMVQCMESWLLADRQVLREFFGQGYQENKLPALGNSLERVAKERVYDAFAEATRNCKSKDQYGKGEHSFKLLALIDPAKVSEASPWAKRFFEVLEKRM, from the coding sequence GTGAAGCTCTATGTCGAAGGAGGGGGGAGTGCAGCTTCATTGAGAACGGCTTGCCGTGAGGGCTTTTCGAAGCTTCTGGACAAGGCTGGTTTCAAAGGACGTATGCCCAGGATAGTGGCCTGCGGCAGTCGCAACGACGCCTACGATTCTTTCTGCACCGCGATACGCAATGGCGAGAAGGCCATGTTGCTGATAGATAGCGAAGCGCCGGTGATCGCAGCAGCGCAACCAGGTGATGCGCGCGAGATTGCCGATCGCGCCAACTGGTTGCCATGGCAACATCTGCTGCAGCGCCAGGGGGATGGTTGGAAAAAGCCTGAGGGCTCCGAGGACTGGCAGTGTCAGCTGATGGTGCAATGCATGGAAAGCTGGTTGCTGGCGGACCGGCAGGTGCTCAGGGAGTTTTTCGGGCAGGGTTATCAGGAAAATAAACTGCCGGCTCTGGGCAATTCTCTTGAGCGTGTGGCTAAGGAGCGTGTCTACGATGCCTTTGCTGAGGCGACTCGTAATTGCAAATCCAAGGATCAGTACGGCAAGGGCGAGCATTCCTTCAAATTGTTGGCGTTGATTGACCCGGCCAAGGTGAGTGAGGCTTCGCCTTGGGCCAAGCGGTTTTTTGAGGTGCTTGAAAAACGTATGTGA
- a CDS encoding AAA family ATPase, with the protein MFESLRPDQYSMTEPPSGGFVVFGIIDFPSDAICSIILGGAAIRQVNDAYQGADAMLIHSIQLANFLSFGASSTAVPLKPLNVIIGPNGSGKSNLLESIELLRSAPEQLSKPIREGGGVRDWLWKGAKGTPIAALDFVIAHPKGPQNLRYQLAFTEVGQRFEISDERVENETPDGAHHAKPYFFYHFNGGRPVLNLKGGGSRSLQQEDVDLEKSILSQRRDPDQYPEVTYLGQTLGKIRLYREWSFGRYTAPRLPQKADLPNDVLEPDCSNLGLVLNRLRRDPAVKRRLLTALQALYSGIDDYDVQIEGGTVQVFFHEGGITVPATRLSDGTLRYLCLLAVLCHPTPPPLICIEEPELGLHPDILPTLADLLKEASTRTQLIVTTHSDVLVDAMSDQPESVLVAEKTESGTTLTRLNAEKLKPWLEKYRLGQLWTRGEIGGTRW; encoded by the coding sequence GTGTTCGAATCACTCCGTCCCGACCAATATTCGATGACAGAGCCACCTTCGGGTGGCTTTGTTGTTTTTGGGATAATTGACTTTCCGAGCGACGCCATCTGTTCCATCATCCTGGGCGGTGCTGCGATTCGGCAGGTCAATGACGCATATCAGGGAGCAGACGCAATGCTGATCCACTCCATCCAACTGGCGAACTTTCTCAGCTTTGGCGCCTCATCCACAGCTGTCCCCTTGAAGCCGCTGAATGTCATCATCGGGCCGAACGGCTCGGGCAAGTCCAACCTGCTGGAATCCATCGAGTTGTTGCGCAGTGCGCCGGAGCAACTGTCGAAGCCTATCCGTGAAGGCGGTGGTGTTCGCGATTGGCTCTGGAAAGGTGCGAAGGGAACGCCAATTGCTGCCTTGGACTTTGTGATCGCCCACCCCAAGGGGCCGCAAAACCTGCGTTATCAACTGGCGTTCACAGAGGTCGGACAGCGTTTCGAGATCTCGGATGAGCGCGTCGAGAACGAAACGCCGGATGGAGCGCATCACGCCAAGCCATATTTCTTCTATCACTTCAACGGTGGCCGGCCGGTACTTAATCTGAAGGGTGGGGGCAGTCGTTCCCTGCAACAGGAAGATGTGGACTTGGAAAAGTCCATCCTTTCCCAGCGTCGTGACCCGGATCAGTACCCGGAAGTGACCTACCTGGGGCAGACGCTTGGCAAGATTCGGCTTTATAGAGAGTGGAGTTTCGGCCGTTATACCGCGCCTCGGCTGCCACAAAAGGCGGACCTGCCCAATGATGTGCTAGAGCCGGACTGCAGCAACCTGGGTTTGGTGCTTAACCGGCTGCGCCGAGATCCGGCTGTTAAACGACGGCTGTTGACGGCGTTGCAGGCGCTTTACAGTGGTATTGATGACTATGACGTACAGATTGAGGGAGGTACGGTACAAGTATTTTTCCACGAGGGTGGAATCACGGTGCCGGCGACTCGCCTGTCAGATGGTACCTTGCGTTATCTGTGCCTCCTGGCTGTTCTGTGTCACCCCACCCCCCCACCCCTGATCTGTATTGAAGAACCTGAGCTCGGGCTGCACCCGGATATTTTGCCGACGTTGGCGGACCTGCTGAAAGAGGCGTCGACGCGGACTCAGCTGATCGTGACCACGCATTCCGATGTGCTGGTGGATGCCATGAGCGATCAGCCCGAATCTGTCCTGGTGGCGGAGAAAACGGAATCTGGCACCACACTTACACGCTTGAATGCCGAGAAGCTCAAGCCTTGGTTGGAGAAATACCGACTGGGTCAGCTATGGACGCGAGGTGAAATCGGAGGGACGCGCTGGTGA
- a CDS encoding MerR family transcriptional regulator gives MLEPSHNDELPPIPGKRYFTIGEVSELCAVKPHVLRYWEQEFPQLNPAKRGGNRRYYQRHDVLMIRQIRALLYDQGFTIGGARQRLSGDEAKDDSTQYRQLIRQMISELEDVLVVLKK, from the coding sequence ATGCTGGAACCAAGTCATAACGACGAGCTCCCGCCGATCCCAGGCAAACGCTACTTCACCATTGGTGAAGTCAGCGAGCTGTGTGCGGTCAAACCGCACGTGCTGCGTTACTGGGAGCAAGAGTTTCCTCAACTCAACCCCGCCAAGCGAGGTGGCAATCGCCGGTATTACCAGCGCCACGACGTGCTGATGATCCGCCAGATCCGCGCCTTGCTGTACGACCAGGGTTTCACCATCGGCGGGGCGCGTCAGCGCCTCTCCGGTGACGAGGCCAAGGATGACAGCACCCAGTACAGGCAACTGATCCGCCAGATGATCTCCGAGCTGGAGGATGTGCTGGTGGTGCTGAAGAAGTAA
- the ihfA gene encoding integration host factor subunit alpha translates to MGALTKAEMAERLYEELGLNKREAKELVELFFEEIRHALEDNEQVKLSGFGNFDLRDKRQRPGRNPKTGEEIPITARRVVTFRPGQKLKARVEAYAGTKS, encoded by the coding sequence ATGGGGGCTCTGACGAAAGCTGAAATGGCGGAACGTCTCTACGAGGAGTTGGGTCTTAACAAGCGCGAGGCCAAGGAATTGGTCGAGCTGTTTTTTGAAGAGATCCGTCACGCGCTCGAAGACAACGAGCAGGTCAAACTGTCGGGTTTCGGCAATTTTGATCTGCGCGACAAACGCCAGCGGCCTGGCCGCAATCCAAAAACGGGAGAGGAAATCCCGATCACGGCTCGCCGTGTGGTCACCTTTCGTCCAGGGCAGAAGTTGAAAGCCCGAGTTGAGGCCTATGCTGGAACCAAGTCATAA
- the pheT gene encoding phenylalanine--tRNA ligase subunit beta, protein MKFSEQWLRGWVSPQVSRDELVARLSMAGLEVDSVTPAAGEFSGVVVGEVLSTEQHPDADKLRVCQVSNGTETFQVVCGAPNVRPGLKVPFAMIGAQLPGDFKIKKAKLRGVESNGMLCSQVELQIGEDNNGLFELAADAPVGEDIRAYLNLDDASIEVDLTPNRGDCLSLAGLAREVGALYAADVARPSVPAVAAVHDEVRPVEVLAPAACPRYLGRVIRNVDLSRPTPLWMVERLRRSDVRSIDAAVDITNYVMIELGQPLHAFDLAEINGGIRVRMAEEGEKLVLLDGQEVTLRSDTLVIADHSRALAIAGVMGGEHSGVNTATTRDIFLESAFFDQIAVAGKARSYGLHTDASHRYERGVDWQLAREAMERATGLLLEITGGEAGPIIETVSEAHLPSVAPVTLRAERVTQMLGLELESSEIERLLTGLDLGVTASGAGQWTVEVPSHRFDISLEVDLIEELARLYGYNRLPVRYPQARLAPKAKAEARSGLPELRRLLVARGYQEAITYSFIDPKQFELFSPGVGPLLLANPISNDMAAMRSSLWPGLVKVLQHNLNRQQDRVRLFESGLRFVGQLDGLKQEPMLSGVVCGSRLPEGWAQGRDAVDFFDVKADVEAVLGAAGALDSFTFVPGQHPALHPGQTARIERDGNLVGFLGAIHPELSKTLGLDRPVFVFELVLAEVAAGKMPKFSELSRFPEVRRDLALLADKGVAASAVLEVIRENAGEWLTDLRLFDVYEGKGIDPHRKSLAVGLTWQHPSRTLNDDEVNSATHNILTSLETRLNATLRK, encoded by the coding sequence ATGAAATTCAGTGAACAATGGCTGCGTGGCTGGGTAAGCCCGCAGGTAAGCCGCGACGAGCTGGTGGCTCGTCTGTCGATGGCGGGTCTGGAGGTCGACAGCGTGACCCCGGCCGCCGGCGAATTCAGCGGCGTGGTGGTCGGTGAAGTACTGAGCACCGAACAGCACCCGGACGCCGACAAACTGCGCGTCTGCCAGGTCAGCAACGGTACGGAAACCTTTCAGGTAGTCTGCGGCGCGCCGAACGTGCGTCCTGGCCTGAAAGTGCCGTTCGCCATGATCGGCGCCCAGTTGCCGGGCGACTTCAAGATCAAGAAGGCCAAGCTGCGCGGTGTCGAATCCAACGGCATGCTCTGCTCGCAGGTCGAACTGCAGATCGGTGAAGACAACAACGGCCTGTTCGAGCTGGCCGCCGATGCGCCGGTGGGCGAGGACATTCGTGCCTACCTGAACCTGGACGATGCCAGCATCGAGGTCGACCTGACCCCGAACCGTGGCGACTGCCTGTCCCTGGCCGGTTTGGCCCGTGAAGTCGGCGCGCTGTACGCCGCTGACGTCGCGCGCCCAAGCGTGCCTGCTGTGGCAGCGGTGCACGACGAAGTGCGTCCGGTCGAAGTCCTCGCGCCGGCCGCCTGCCCACGCTATCTGGGTCGCGTTATCCGTAACGTCGACCTGTCCAGGCCGACCCCGCTGTGGATGGTCGAGCGCCTGCGTCGTTCCGACGTGCGCAGCATCGACGCCGCCGTCGACATCACCAACTACGTGATGATCGAGCTGGGCCAGCCGCTGCATGCCTTCGACCTCGCCGAAATCAACGGCGGCATCCGTGTGCGCATGGCCGAAGAAGGCGAGAAGCTGGTACTGCTCGACGGTCAGGAAGTCACCCTGCGTAGCGATACCCTGGTGATTGCCGACCACAGCCGCGCCCTGGCAATTGCCGGCGTGATGGGGGGCGAGCACAGTGGCGTGAACACTGCCACCACGCGCGACATCTTCCTGGAAAGCGCGTTCTTCGATCAGATCGCCGTCGCCGGCAAGGCTCGTTCCTACGGCCTGCACACCGACGCCTCGCACCGCTACGAGCGTGGCGTGGACTGGCAACTGGCCCGTGAGGCCATGGAGCGCGCCACTGGCCTGCTGCTGGAAATCACTGGCGGCGAAGCCGGCCCGATCATCGAAACCGTCAGCGAAGCGCACCTGCCGTCTGTTGCACCGGTCACCCTGCGTGCCGAGCGCGTCACCCAGATGCTGGGCCTGGAGCTGGAATCGAGCGAAATCGAGCGCCTGCTGACCGGTCTGGACCTGGGCGTGACCGCCAGCGGGGCAGGGCAGTGGACCGTTGAAGTCCCAAGCCACCGCTTCGACATCAGCCTGGAAGTCGACCTGATCGAAGAGCTGGCGCGCCTGTACGGCTACAACCGCCTGCCGGTTCGTTACCCGCAAGCCCGCCTGGCGCCAAAAGCCAAGGCTGAAGCCCGTAGCGGCCTGCCTGAGCTGCGCCGCCTGCTGGTGGCCCGTGGTTACCAGGAAGCGATCACCTACAGCTTCATCGATCCGAAGCAGTTCGAGCTGTTCAGCCCAGGCGTCGGGCCTCTGCTGCTGGCCAACCCGATCTCCAACGACATGGCTGCCATGCGCTCGTCGCTGTGGCCGGGCCTGGTCAAGGTGCTGCAGCACAACCTCAATCGTCAGCAGGATCGCGTACGCCTGTTCGAAAGTGGCCTGCGTTTTGTCGGCCAGCTCGACGGCCTGAAGCAAGAGCCGATGCTCTCCGGCGTGGTTTGCGGCAGCCGTCTGCCGGAAGGCTGGGCACAGGGTCGCGACGCGGTCGACTTCTTCGACGTCAAGGCTGACGTGGAAGCGGTGCTGGGCGCTGCCGGTGCACTGGACAGCTTCACCTTCGTGCCGGGCCAACACCCTGCGCTGCATCCGGGCCAGACTGCACGCATCGAGCGTGACGGCAACCTGGTCGGTTTCCTGGGCGCCATTCACCCGGAACTGTCCAAGACCCTGGGTCTGGATCGTCCGGTGTTCGTCTTCGAACTGGTGCTGGCGGAAGTGGCGGCGGGCAAGATGCCGAAGTTCAGCGAGCTGTCGCGCTTCCCGGAAGTGCGCCGTGACCTGGCCCTGCTGGCAGACAAAGGCGTGGCGGCCAGTGCCGTGCTGGAAGTCATTCGGGAAAATGCAGGCGAATGGCTGACGGACCTCAGGCTTTTTGACGTATATGAGGGTAAAGGCATTGATCCTCATAGAAAAAGCCTTGCCGTTGGCTTGACCTGGCAGCATCCATCGCGCACTCTTAATGACGATGAGGTGAACTCCGCAACGCACAATATCCTCACCTCGCTTGAAACCAGGTTGAACGCCACGTTAAGGAAGTGA
- the pheS gene encoding phenylalanine--tRNA ligase subunit alpha, translating to MENLDALVSQALEAVQSAEDINALEQIRVHYLGKKGELTQVMKTLGSLPAEERPQFGALINVAKERVTEVLNARKASFEEAQLSAKLAAESIDVTLPGRGQTSGGLHPVTRTLERVEQFFTHIGYGIAEGPEVEDDYHNFEALNIPGHHPARSMHDTFYFNANMLLRTHTSPVQVRTMESQKPPIRIVCPGRVYRSDSDITHSPMFHQVEGLLVDRDINFADLKGTIEEFLRVFFEKELAVRFRPSYFPFTEPSAEVDMECVMCSGKGCRVCKQTGWLEVMGCGMVHPNVLRMSGIDPEEFQGFAFGMGVERLAMLRYGVNDLRLFFDNDLRFLAQFR from the coding sequence ATGGAAAACCTGGACGCACTGGTCTCTCAAGCACTTGAGGCTGTGCAAAGCGCTGAAGACATCAATGCCCTGGAGCAAATCCGGGTTCACTACCTTGGCAAGAAAGGCGAGCTGACTCAGGTGATGAAGACCCTGGGGAGCCTGCCGGCAGAAGAGCGTCCGCAATTCGGCGCCCTGATCAATGTCGCCAAGGAGCGTGTCACAGAGGTTCTCAATGCGCGCAAGGCGTCGTTCGAGGAGGCGCAACTGAGCGCCAAGCTCGCCGCCGAGTCCATTGACGTGACCCTGCCTGGTCGTGGCCAGACCTCGGGTGGTCTGCACCCGGTTACCCGGACTCTGGAACGAGTCGAACAATTCTTTACCCACATCGGCTACGGCATCGCCGAAGGTCCCGAAGTGGAAGACGATTACCACAACTTCGAGGCGCTCAACATCCCAGGCCATCACCCGGCCCGGTCGATGCACGACACCTTCTATTTCAATGCGAACATGCTGCTGCGCACCCACACCTCGCCGGTCCAGGTGCGCACCATGGAATCGCAGAAGCCGCCGATCCGCATCGTCTGCCCAGGCCGCGTGTATCGCAGCGACTCCGATATCACCCATTCGCCGATGTTCCACCAGGTCGAAGGCCTGCTGGTCGATCGCGACATCAACTTCGCCGACCTCAAAGGCACCATCGAGGAATTCCTGCGGGTGTTCTTCGAGAAAGAGCTGGCGGTGCGTTTCCGCCCGTCCTACTTCCCCTTCACCGAGCCCTCGGCCGAAGTCGACATGGAATGCGTGATGTGCAGCGGCAAAGGCTGCCGCGTGTGCAAGCAGACCGGTTGGCTGGAAGTGATGGGCTGCGGCATGGTGCACCCGAACGTGCTGCGCATGTCTGGCATCGACCCGGAAGAGTTCCAGGGCTTTGCCTTCGGCATGGGCGTTGAGCGTCTGGCCATGCTGCGTTATGGCGTGAACGACTTGCGTCTGTTCTTCGACAACGACTTGCGGTTCCTCGCGCAATTTCGCTAG
- the rplT gene encoding 50S ribosomal protein L20, with translation MARVKRGVIARKRHKKILKLAKGYYGARSRVFRVAKQAVIKAGQYAYRDRRQKKRQFRALWIARINAGARINGLSYSRFIAGLKKASIEIDRKVLADLAVNEKAAFAAIVEKAKAVLA, from the coding sequence ATGGCTCGTGTAAAGCGTGGCGTCATTGCCCGTAAGCGTCACAAGAAAATTCTGAAACTTGCCAAAGGCTACTACGGTGCACGCTCGCGCGTATTCCGTGTTGCCAAGCAAGCGGTAATCAAGGCAGGCCAATACGCCTACCGTGACCGTCGTCAGAAAAAACGTCAGTTCCGCGCTCTGTGGATCGCTCGTATCAACGCTGGTGCGCGTATCAACGGTCTGTCCTACAGCCGTTTCATCGCGGGCCTGAAAAAAGCGTCGATTGAAATCGACCGTAAGGTTCTGGCTGATCTGGCAGTGAACGAAAAAGCGGCGTTTGCTGCGATTGTCGAGAAAGCTAAAGCCGTTCTGGCCTAA
- the rpmI gene encoding 50S ribosomal protein L35 gives MPKMKTKSGAAKRFLKTANGIKHKHAFKSHILTKMSTKRKRQLRGSSLLHPSDVAKVERMLRLR, from the coding sequence ATGCCAAAGATGAAAACCAAAAGTGGTGCTGCTAAGCGGTTTCTGAAAACTGCTAACGGTATCAAGCACAAGCACGCTTTCAAGAGCCACATCCTGACCAAAATGTCGACCAAGCGTAAGCGTCAACTGCGCGGTAGCAGCTTGCTGCATCCGTCTGACGTGGCAAAAGTCGAGCGCATGCTGCGCCTTCGTTAA
- the infC gene encoding translation initiation factor IF-3, with amino-acid sequence MIIKRDMRQDKRAAPKAPINENISAREVRLIGADGEQIGIVSIDEALRIAEEAKLDLVEISADAVPPVCRVMDYGKSIFEKKKQVAAAKKNQKQVQVKEIKFRPGTEEGDYQVKLRNLVRFLSDGDRAKVSLRFRGREMAHQELGMELLKRVETDLQEYGSVEQHPKMEGRQLIMVIAPKKKK; translated from the coding sequence ATTATTATTAAGCGTGATATGAGACAAGATAAACGAGCTGCACCGAAAGCCCCGATCAACGAGAATATCTCGGCACGCGAGGTTCGGTTAATTGGCGCTGATGGCGAGCAGATTGGCATCGTCTCGATTGATGAAGCGCTTCGAATTGCCGAAGAAGCCAAGCTGGATCTGGTGGAAATCTCCGCCGATGCAGTGCCACCCGTCTGCCGGGTGATGGACTACGGCAAGTCGATCTTCGAAAAGAAGAAGCAAGTTGCTGCTGCGAAGAAAAACCAGAAGCAAGTGCAGGTTAAAGAAATCAAGTTTCGTCCAGGGACGGAGGAAGGGGATTACCAGGTAAAACTACGCAACCTGGTACGTTTCCTGAGTGACGGGGACAGGGCCAAGGTATCCTTGCGATTCCGCGGCCGTGAGATGGCCCACCAGGAGCTGGGGATGGAGCTGCTCAAGCGGGTTGAAACTGACCTGCAAGAATACGGCTCGGTCGAACAGCATCCTAAGATGGAAGGACGCCAGCTGATCATGGTCATCGCCCCGAAAAAGAAGAAGTAA
- the thrS gene encoding threonine--tRNA ligase encodes MPTITLPDGSQRSFDHPVSVAEVAASIGAGLAKATVAGKVNGKLVDACDLIDADATLQIITPKDEEGLEIIRHSCAHLVGHAVKQLYPTARMVIGPVIDEGFYYDIAYERPFTPDDLAAIEARMHQLIDKDYDVIKKVTPRAEVIDVFTQRGEDYKLRLVEDMPNETAMGLYYHEEYVDMCRGPHVPNTRFLKSFKLTKLSGAYWRGDAKNEQLQRVYGTAWADKKQLAAYILRIEEAEKRDHRKIGKRLGLFHTQEEAPGMVFWHPNGWTLYQVLEQYMRKVQRDNGYLEIKTPQVVDRSLWEKSGHWANYAENMFTTESESRDYAIKPMNCPCHVQVFNQGLKSYRELPMRLAEFGACHRNEPSGALHGIMRVRGFTQDDAHIFCTEDQMQAESAAFIKLTMDVYADFGFKDIQMKLSTRPEKRVGSDELWDRAENALAAALDSAGLAYDLQPGEGAFYGPKIEFSLKDCLGRVWQCGTLQLDFNLPIRLGAEYVSEDNSRKHPVMLHRAILGSFERFVGILIEHYEGAFPAWLAPTQAVVMNITDKQADFALEVEKSLAESGFRAKSDLRNEKIGFKIREHTLLKVPYLLVIGDREVETQTVAVRTREGADLGSMPVAQFTELLAQAVSRRGRQDSE; translated from the coding sequence ATGCCCACCATTACTCTTCCCGACGGCAGTCAACGTTCGTTCGATCACCCGGTTTCCGTAGCCGAAGTTGCCGCTTCCATCGGCGCCGGCCTGGCCAAGGCCACCGTGGCCGGCAAGGTCAACGGCAAACTGGTCGACGCCTGTGACCTGATCGATGCTGACGCCACGCTGCAAATCATCACGCCCAAGGATGAAGAGGGGCTGGAGATCATTCGTCACTCTTGCGCCCACCTGGTTGGCCATGCGGTCAAACAGTTGTATCCGACCGCCAGGATGGTGATCGGCCCGGTCATCGACGAAGGCTTCTACTACGACATCGCCTATGAGCGTCCTTTCACCCCGGACGACCTGGCGGCGATCGAAGCGCGCATGCACCAGCTGATCGACAAGGACTACGACGTGATCAAGAAGGTCACGCCGCGCGCCGAAGTCATCGACGTGTTCACCCAGCGTGGCGAGGACTACAAGCTGCGCCTGGTCGAGGACATGCCGAACGAAACGGCAATGGGCCTGTACTACCACGAAGAATACGTCGACATGTGCCGCGGTCCGCACGTGCCGAACACCCGTTTCCTCAAGTCGTTCAAGCTGACCAAGCTGTCCGGTGCCTACTGGCGCGGCGATGCCAAGAACGAGCAGTTGCAGCGCGTCTACGGCACTGCCTGGGCGGACAAGAAGCAACTGGCCGCCTACATCCTGCGTATCGAAGAAGCGGAAAAACGCGACCATCGCAAGATCGGCAAGCGCCTGGGTCTGTTCCACACCCAGGAAGAAGCCCCGGGCATGGTGTTCTGGCACCCCAACGGCTGGACCCTGTACCAGGTGCTCGAGCAGTACATGCGCAAGGTGCAGCGTGACAACGGCTACCTGGAGATCAAGACCCCGCAAGTGGTCGATCGCTCCCTGTGGGAGAAATCCGGGCACTGGGCCAACTACGCCGAAAACATGTTCACCACCGAGTCGGAAAGCCGCGACTACGCCATCAAGCCGATGAACTGCCCGTGCCACGTGCAGGTGTTCAATCAGGGCCTGAAGAGCTACCGCGAGCTGCCGATGCGTCTGGCCGAGTTCGGTGCCTGCCACCGTAACGAGCCGTCGGGTGCGCTGCACGGCATCATGCGCGTGCGTGGCTTCACCCAGGACGACGCCCACATCTTCTGCACCGAAGATCAGATGCAGGCCGAATCCGCCGCCTTCATCAAGCTGACCATGGACGTCTACGCCGACTTCGGCTTCAAGGACATCCAGATGAAGCTGTCGACCCGCCCTGAAAAGCGCGTGGGCTCCGACGAGCTGTGGGATCGGGCTGAAAACGCCCTGGCCGCGGCGCTCGACAGCGCCGGTCTGGCCTATGACCTGCAGCCGGGCGAGGGCGCCTTCTACGGACCGAAGATCGAGTTTTCGCTCAAGGATTGCCTGGGTCGTGTCTGGCAGTGTGGTACCCTGCAGCTGGACTTCAACCTGCCGATCCGTCTGGGCGCCGAATACGTGTCCGAAGACAACAGCCGTAAACATCCGGTGATGTTGCACCGGGCGATCCTCGGTTCCTTCGAGCGTTTCGTCGGAATTCTGATCGAGCACTACGAAGGTGCGTTCCCGGCCTGGCTGGCGCCAACCCAGGCGGTGGTGATGAATATCACCGACAAGCAGGCCGATTTTGCCCTCGAAGTGGAAAAATCTCTGGCCGAAAGCGGATTTCGTGCCAAGTCCGACTTGAGAAATGAGAAAATCGGCTTTAAAATCCGCGAGCATACCTTGCTCAAGGTTCCCTATCTTTTGGTTATCGGAGATCGGGAAGTCGAAACGCAAACTGTCGCTGTGCGTACTCGTGAAGGTGCTGACCTGGGCTCGATGCCCGTCGCCCAGTTCACTGAGCTGCTCGCGCAAGCGGTTTCCCGGCGTGGTCGCCAAGATTCGGAGTAA
- a CDS encoding cold-shock protein — MSNRQTGTVKWFNDEKGFGFITPQGGGDDLFVHFKAIETDGFKSLKEGQTVSFVAEKGQKGMQAAQVRPE; from the coding sequence ATGTCTAATCGCCAAACCGGCACCGTAAAATGGTTCAACGATGAAAAAGGCTTCGGCTTCATCACTCCTCAAGGTGGCGGTGACGACCTGTTCGTACACTTCAAAGCTATCGAAACTGACGGTTTCAAAAGCCTGAAAGAAGGCCAGACCGTCTCGTTCGTGGCTGAGAAAGGCCAAAAGGGTATGCAAGCTGCACAGGTTCGTCCGGAGTAA